CTTCCGCGTGCGCCCGAACGGCCTCGACCCCGAGAGCACGATCAAGGACACGTGGGTGCTCGAGTGGCCGCGGCCCGGGCAGCCCTGGCAGATGCCGGAGCGCCGCTTCTTTCCCGACTGGACGGCGCGTGATTGGGGCGAGATCACGACCCAGGACTACCGGAACATCGTGCGGGCGCAGCTCGGCATGAAGTCACGCAGCTTCGAGGGGCTGCGCCTCAATCCCCGCCAGGAGGGCAACATCCTCCACATGCACCGCGTGATCGACCGCTACCTCGCGCCTAGTTGAGCCCCGACTTCGGTCCGTGGTCTAACGTCCGGTCGTGGAGTTCAACCTCGCTGATCTCTTCGAGCACGCGGTCGACCACTTCGGCGATCGCGAGTACCTCGTCTGCGACGGCAAGCGCCGCACCTACCGGGAGATGGAGGAGCGCGCGAACCGGCTCGCGCACCACCTGGCGGCGCAGGGCATCGGCCCCGGCGACCACGTCGGCATCTACGCCTTCAACTCGGTCGAGTGGGTGGAGACCGCCTGGGCCGTCTTCAAGCTGCGCGCGGTGTGGATCAACATCAACTACCGCTACGTCGAGGACGAGCTGCGCTACCTCTTCGACAACGCGGACCTCGTGGCGCTCGTCTACCAGCGCCAGTTCGCGCCGCGCGTCGCGGGCGTGAAGGACGCCATGCCGCTGCTCCGGCACACGATCGTGATCGACGACGGCAGCGGCGAGGACTCCGCAAAGATCGGGTCGGTCGAGTACGAAGCCGCGCTCGCGTCGGGCTCGCCGGTGCGCGACTTCACGCCGCGCTCGGAGAGCGATCACTACATCCTGTACACCGGCGGCACGACCGGCATGCCGAAGGGCGTCGTGTGGCGTCACGTGGACGTGTTCATGGCCCTCGGGGGCGGCATCGACCCCATGACGAACGAACGCGCGCCCCGCCCGGAGTTCATGGTCGAGAAGGCGAAGAACGGCGTGCCGCTCACGTTCCTGCCCATCGCGCCGCTCATGCACGGCGCCACCCAGTGGGCCGTCATGGGGCAAAGCTTCCTCGGCAACCGGGTGGTCCTGATGGGCAAGTTCGACGCGCGGCGCGTGTGGGATCTCGTCCAGGCGGAGAAGGTGAACTCGATCATGATCACCGGCGACGCCATGGCGCGCCCGCTCGTCGAGGCGCTCCAGGCGGCGGATGCCGGCTGGGACGTGTCGTCGCTCTACCTCCTCACGTCGAGCGCGGCGACGTTCTCGCCGTCGGTGAAGGACCAGTTCTTCGAGCGCTTCCCGAGCCTCATGATGATCGACGCGGTCGGCTCGTCCGAGGGCGGCAACAACGGCATGGTGATGGTGCAAGCGGGCGCGACCGCCATGAAGGGCGGGCCCACCGTCTCGCGCATCGGACGGACGGTGGTGCTGGACGAGCAGGGCAAGCCCCTCGAGCCCGGCTGCGGCGTCATCGGCAAGATCGCGCGCGCGGGCGACATCCCGCTCGAGTACTACAAGGATCCGAAGAAGACCGCCGAGACGTTCGTCACCTACGACGGCGTCCGCTACGCCATCCCCGGCGACTACGCGATGATCGAGGCCGACGGGCGCCTGACGTTGCTCGGCCGCGGCTCGGTGTCCATCAACTCGGGCGGCGAGAAGATCTTCCCGGAGGAGGTCGAGGCGGCGGTGAAATCGCATCCCGCCGTCTTCGACTGCACGGTGGTGGGCGTGCCCGACGCACGGTGGGGCGAGCGCGTCGTGGCCGTCGTCGAGATGCGTCCCGGCGCGCGGGCGACGATCGAGGACATCCAGACGCACTGTCGCGCGAAGATCGCCGGCTACAAGCTGCCGCGGAGCCTGTGCGTCGTCGACCAGATCGTCCGCTCGCCGTCGGGCAAGCCCGACTACCGATGGGCGAAGCAGGTCGCGACCGGAGAAAACGCATGAGCGACGTCTACGAGCTCACGATCAGCGGCCCCGGCAAGAACGCGCTCAGCACGGCGGTGATGCAGGACATCATCCGCCAGCTCGCCGCGGCGGGAGGGCGGCCGGTCCTGGTCACCGGGGCGGGCGACGCGTTCTGCGCCGGGCTCAACCTGAAGGAGGTCGCCTCGCTCGATCGTGCCGGCATGGAGCGCTACCTGCTCCTGCTGGACGACGTCATCGACGCGCTGTTCGACTATCCGGCGCCGCTCGTCACGTGCGTGGGCGGCCACGCGATCGCGGGCGGCTGCGTGCTCGCGCTGTGCGGCGACGTGCGCGTCGCGACCGCCGATGCGAAGGCGCGGATCGGCCTCAACGAGGTCGCGCTCGGGCTCGAGTTCCCACCCAAGATCATGAAGGTCGCCCGCCAGCGCGTCGCGCCGCGCGCCCTCGAGCGGGTGCTCCTCGAAGCCGGGCTCTACGAGCCGCGGCGCGCGGTCGAGCTGGGCCTGGTCGACGAGGTGGCGGTGGACGCGCCGGCCCGGGCCCGCGCCGTGCTGGAGACGCTGGCCACCCACCCGCGCGAGATCTTCACGTCCACGAAGCGGACCCTCCGAGCCGGAACGATCACGCTCCGCGACGAGGATCGACGCTACTTCCGCGACGAGGTGCTGCCGCGCTGGTGCGCGCCGGCCGTGAAGGAGCGCGTGCTGGCGGCCCTGAAACGCTAGCTGCCGCGTCGATTCCGGTTGTCGACCGCCGGCGGCGGTCCTAGAATCCGCCCGTGCCACAGAAGGTCGACACCAAGCCCTGGGAGGTGACGCAGCCGCTCTCGAAGCGCGATCGCATGCGCGCCGAGGTGCTCGAGCGGACGCCGCCCTGGTACAGTCCGTGGGTGCACCTGGCCTTCCCGTCGCTCTTCGGCCTGTCGTCAATCGTCCTGGCAGTGAGTCATCTCCACGACGTGCGCTGGTACGAGTGGCTCTTCGTGCCGATCGTTCTCGGGCTCCTCAACGTCAACGAGTGGCACATCCACCGCAACGTCCTGCACCGCCGCACCTGGCCGCTCGAGGTGCTCTTCTGGCGCCACACGCCCGAGCACCACGTGATCTTCGTCCGCGACGACATGGCCATGCGCTCGACGAAGGAGTTCCGCCTGGTCCTCATCCCGGCGTATGGGATCGTCGCGATCTTCGTGACGACCCTCCCCATCACCGCGGCGCTCTGGTTCCTCGTCTCGCACAACGTGGCGCTGCTCTGGGTGGCGTGCTCGATGGGCTACACGGTGAGCTACGAGTGGCTGCACCTGGCCTACCACCTGCCGGCCGGCAACCCGATCGCGAGGAACCGGGTGATCGGCCTCCTGCGCCACCAGCACGCCGTCCACCACACGCCCGAGCTGATGCAGCGCTGGAACTTCAACGTGACGATCCCGTTCGGCGACTGGCTCCTCGGGACGACCTACCGCGGCCCGCTCGCCGGCTGACGTCCCACATGCCGGGACGGGACGACCTGCGCCGCATCACGCAGGTCACGCTGGAAGACTACGACCGCACCGCCGACGGCTTCTGGGAAGGGACCAAGGATCACGACGTCTCCCAGAACGTCGACGCGCTGCTGCGGCACGTCGAGGGCCCCGCGCCCCACGCGATCCTCGACTTCGGTTGCGGTCCGGGACGCGACCTGCGGACGTTTCGCGCCCTCGGCCACGAGCCGGTCGGGCTCGACGGTGCGCCGCGCTTCGTCGCCATGGCGCGCGCGACGTCGGGCTGCGAGGTGTGGCAGCAGGACTTCCTCGCGCTCGACCTTCCACCCGCGCGCTTCGACGGCGTGTTCGCGA
The sequence above is drawn from the Candidatus Eisenbacteria bacterium genome and encodes:
- a CDS encoding acyl-CoA synthetase; the encoded protein is MEFNLADLFEHAVDHFGDREYLVCDGKRRTYREMEERANRLAHHLAAQGIGPGDHVGIYAFNSVEWVETAWAVFKLRAVWININYRYVEDELRYLFDNADLVALVYQRQFAPRVAGVKDAMPLLRHTIVIDDGSGEDSAKIGSVEYEAALASGSPVRDFTPRSESDHYILYTGGTTGMPKGVVWRHVDVFMALGGGIDPMTNERAPRPEFMVEKAKNGVPLTFLPIAPLMHGATQWAVMGQSFLGNRVVLMGKFDARRVWDLVQAEKVNSIMITGDAMARPLVEALQAADAGWDVSSLYLLTSSAATFSPSVKDQFFERFPSLMMIDAVGSSEGGNNGMVMVQAGATAMKGGPTVSRIGRTVVLDEQGKPLEPGCGVIGKIARAGDIPLEYYKDPKKTAETFVTYDGVRYAIPGDYAMIEADGRLTLLGRGSVSINSGGEKIFPEEVEAAVKSHPAVFDCTVVGVPDARWGERVVAVVEMRPGARATIEDIQTHCRAKIAGYKLPRSLCVVDQIVRSPSGKPDYRWAKQVATGENA
- a CDS encoding enoyl-CoA hydratase/isomerase family protein, translated to MSDVYELTISGPGKNALSTAVMQDIIRQLAAAGGRPVLVTGAGDAFCAGLNLKEVASLDRAGMERYLLLLDDVIDALFDYPAPLVTCVGGHAIAGGCVLALCGDVRVATADAKARIGLNEVALGLEFPPKIMKVARQRVAPRALERVLLEAGLYEPRRAVELGLVDEVAVDAPARARAVLETLATHPREIFTSTKRTLRAGTITLRDEDRRYFRDEVLPRWCAPAVKERVLAALKR
- a CDS encoding fatty acid hydroxylase gives rise to the protein MPQKVDTKPWEVTQPLSKRDRMRAEVLERTPPWYSPWVHLAFPSLFGLSSIVLAVSHLHDVRWYEWLFVPIVLGLLNVNEWHIHRNVLHRRTWPLEVLFWRHTPEHHVIFVRDDMAMRSTKEFRLVLIPAYGIVAIFVTTLPITAALWFLVSHNVALLWVACSMGYTVSYEWLHLAYHLPAGNPIARNRVIGLLRHQHAVHHTPELMQRWNFNVTIPFGDWLLGTTYRGPLAG
- a CDS encoding class I SAM-dependent methyltransferase; this encodes MPGRDDLRRITQVTLEDYDRTADGFWEGTKDHDVSQNVDALLRHVEGPAPHAILDFGCGPGRDLRTFRALGHEPVGLDGAPRFVAMARATSGCEVWQQDFLALDLPPARFDGVFANASLFHVPAQELPRVLRELHATLRARGVLFASNPRGRDDEGWQGRRYGAWHDLATWRRYLEAAGFTELEHYYRPAGRPRHQQPWLATVWRKA